The Thermodesulfobium sp. 4217-1 genome has a segment encoding these proteins:
- a CDS encoding IS1634 family transposase, producing the protein MAAIVFQYDKRSGLTYAYKSFSYWDKEKKQSRARRTLVGRVDKDTGEIIPTDGRGHKKKNNDNSNAPCKDVSRSFCGATYLFDAIGNKLGIIDDLKRCFPEKYKQILSIAYYLILEESGALYRFEKWGLLHHHPYGKDIPSQKSSELFSSITESQKQHFFTVWGKRKADNEYWAYDITSISSYSEGLAQLQYGHNKEHDALEQLNLAVVFGTVSNLPFYYRKLAGNIPDTKTLNNLLIDLSQLGFKNVKLVMDRGFYSTSNINELYSKHRKFLLSVPFSINFIKDNLETIYDTFKTYDHYDSDYELYMHTVNTTLTYKCERPYKKDTLNEKRKVYIHYYYNIEKAAEDEKRLDKLLVLLRDELLEGKTIKEHEALYAKYFNLIQTPRGGLKVEVKKDVVSKTKRYYGFFALMTNEKMSTKEALQVYRNRDVVEKAFGNLKERLNLRRLLVSSEQSLEGKLFVAFIALIYLSYIKKKMQEADLFKDYTIATLLDKLDLIECFETPGHNIRFGEILKKQYEIYEALGVEPPASL; encoded by the coding sequence ATGGCGGCTATTGTTTTCCAATATGATAAGCGCTCAGGTCTTACATACGCATATAAATCTTTCTCATACTGGGATAAAGAAAAGAAACAATCAAGAGCAAGACGTACTCTGGTGGGCAGAGTTGATAAAGATACTGGAGAAATTATCCCTACAGATGGTAGAGGACACAAGAAAAAAAACAATGATAATTCTAATGCTCCATGCAAAGATGTTTCTAGGAGTTTTTGTGGTGCTACTTACCTTTTTGATGCTATTGGAAATAAATTAGGCATTATTGATGATCTAAAGCGATGCTTCCCTGAAAAATACAAACAGATACTATCTATTGCCTATTATCTTATACTGGAAGAAAGCGGAGCACTTTATCGTTTTGAAAAATGGGGTCTTTTGCATCACCACCCATACGGCAAAGATATCCCTTCTCAAAAAAGCAGTGAGCTGTTTTCATCAATCACGGAAAGTCAAAAACAGCATTTCTTTACTGTCTGGGGCAAGCGCAAAGCAGATAATGAATACTGGGCTTATGATATTACATCCATTTCAAGCTACTCTGAAGGACTAGCTCAACTGCAGTATGGACACAACAAAGAACATGATGCACTTGAACAATTAAATCTAGCAGTTGTTTTTGGAACAGTATCCAATCTGCCATTTTATTACCGCAAGCTTGCTGGAAACATTCCAGATACTAAAACGCTAAACAACCTTTTGATTGATTTAAGTCAGCTTGGTTTTAAGAATGTGAAACTTGTAATGGACAGAGGCTTTTACAGCACAAGCAACATAAATGAACTCTACAGCAAGCATCGTAAGTTTTTACTCTCCGTTCCTTTTTCAATCAATTTCATAAAGGATAATCTTGAGACAATCTATGATACTTTCAAAACATACGACCACTACGACAGCGACTATGAACTCTACATGCATACCGTAAACACAACATTGACTTATAAATGTGAAAGGCCATACAAGAAAGATACGCTAAATGAGAAACGCAAAGTTTATATCCACTACTATTACAATATAGAAAAAGCAGCTGAAGACGAAAAAAGACTTGATAAGCTTCTTGTGCTTTTAAGAGATGAATTGCTTGAAGGCAAAACCATCAAAGAACATGAAGCACTTTACGCTAAGTATTTTAATCTTATACAAACACCAAGGGGTGGTCTTAAAGTAGAAGTCAAAAAGGATGTTGTTTCAAAGACCAAACGCTACTATGGCTTTTTTGCTCTAATGACTAATGAAAAGATGAGCACTAAAGAAGCATTGCAGGTTTATCGAAATAGGGATGTTGTTGAAAAAGCTTTTGGGAATCTCAAAGAACGTCTTAATTTAAGAAGGCTCTTGGTATCCTCAGAGCAAAGCCTTGAAGGTAAACTTTTTGTAGCATTCATTGCTCTAATTTACCTATCTTATATCAAGAAAAAGATGCAGGAGGCCGATCTTTTTAAAGACTACACTATTGCAACGCTGCTTGATAAATTAGACCTCATTGAATGTTTTGAAACACCCGGACATAATATTCGTTTTGGAGAAATTCTAAAAAAACAATACGAAATATATGAGGCTCTTGGTGTTGAACCGCCTGCCTCGTTATGA
- a CDS encoding DoxX family protein, producing the protein MKFDLSRFILRLALAMTFIFHGSGILFDWFDGPGIYQFSFHMHMPIVIAALVGIAEFTGGLAMLTGLLTRVGALNIMLVMFGAIMIVHLPHGFDLQKGGMEYALTEFLIALSIFIVGPGSFTVVKIFWKKKLPFILE; encoded by the coding sequence ATGAAATTTGATCTTTCAAGATTCATTTTGCGCTTAGCTCTTGCAATGACTTTTATTTTTCATGGAAGTGGTATATTGTTTGATTGGTTTGATGGTCCTGGTATATATCAATTTTCTTTTCATATGCATATGCCTATTGTAATTGCTGCTCTTGTGGGTATTGCTGAATTTACCGGTGGTCTTGCAATGCTAACAGGGCTCTTGACGCGAGTAGGTGCGCTTAACATCATGCTTGTAATGTTTGGTGCTATTATGATTGTTCATTTGCCGCACGGGTTTGATTTACAAAAAGGCGGCATGGAGTATGCTCTTACAGAATTTTTAATTGCACTAAGCATATTTATCGTAGGACCTGGAAGTTTTACTGTTGTCAAGATTTTTTGGAAGAAGAAGCTGCCATTCATTTTAGAATAA
- a CDS encoding hotdog fold thioesterase, with protein sequence MNEKVVQFMRDNDKVAVWLNIKVLEARIGYSRISMVVRDDMLNAVNICQGGAIFSFADFAFALASNSHGKIAVGISANINYSNPALLGEELIAECLEAGRSRKLGLYDVKIYKDENRKLVASFTGQVYIKEDRFEI encoded by the coding sequence GTGAATGAGAAAGTAGTCCAGTTTATGAGAGACAATGATAAGGTTGCAGTATGGCTTAATATTAAAGTACTTGAAGCAAGAATTGGATATTCAAGGATTTCTATGGTTGTAAGGGATGATATGCTAAATGCGGTAAATATTTGTCAGGGTGGGGCTATATTTTCATTTGCTGATTTTGCTTTCGCTTTAGCTTCGAACTCCCATGGCAAGATTGCAGTTGGGATATCTGCTAATATAAACTATTCAAACCCAGCTCTTTTAGGAGAAGAGCTTATTGCTGAGTGCTTAGAAGCTGGCAGGTCAAGAAAATTGGGACTCTATGATGTGAAAATATATAAGGATGAAAATAGGAAACTCGTTGCTTCATTTACTGGTCAGGTATACATAAAGGAGGATAGATTTGAAATATAA
- a CDS encoding TspO/MBR family protein has product MNNYEERYKSLKKPSWAPPKGVFAPVWTFLYFLMFLSFGYLFVQTITGSNSWQIFLPFGLNLFFNVLYTPIEFKLKNNFLALVDVFLVLITLVWALLGVWEIYPNVVYLNIFYLVWVLFAFVLQLNIYLMNK; this is encoded by the coding sequence ATGAACAATTATGAAGAAAGATACAAATCATTGAAAAAACCTTCCTGGGCTCCACCTAAAGGAGTTTTTGCTCCTGTGTGGACTTTCTTGTACTTTCTTATGTTCTTGTCATTTGGATATCTTTTCGTTCAGACGATAACAGGTTCTAATTCATGGCAAATTTTTCTTCCGTTTGGGCTTAATTTATTTTTTAATGTATTATATACACCAATCGAGTTTAAATTAAAAAACAATTTTCTGGCTTTGGTTGATGTTTTCCTCGTTTTGATAACTCTTGTTTGGGCTCTCTTAGGGGTCTGGGAGATATATCCAAATGTGGTATATCTGAATATTTTTTATCTTGTTTGGGTCTTATTTGCCTTTGTTTTACAATTAAATATTTATTTAATGAATAAATAA
- a CDS encoding SDR family oxidoreductase has product MNILLTGVTGFVGRRLAYSLIENKNIKVRCLVRNKRKLDQSFIENFEIVEGDTFDLKKLDEALRGIDVAVYLIHMMSENDDYISAEKKSAENFIAIAKENGVKRIVYLGGLGRYQDASRHLRSRLMTGEILSKFNESVKLIWFRTGIIIGSGSASFEILRNLVEKLPIMIAPKWTKTKTCPIYIDDVIEYLKAAIFLKDEINEVIDIGLEQMSFKEMILSTAKVMGLKRYIFTINFLTPRLSAYWLIFLTPVNFKIAKELIMGLKSETIKINDNAKIYFPEIKTLDFEASVRKAIHEIQNNQVLSRWCDSSQDLVCDVPHIPEISKAIYKESLSSTFSPELGLSVFEVCANAGGKNGWFALNFLWALRGVIDKLFGGYGTNRSRRESSNLRIGDAIDFWKLVDFQPGKRILLEAQMIIPGKGWLEFIINYDTLIQTAYYYPNGLGGRLYWYAMIPFHKIIFRLMIKRILSSAKTLYEGRAI; this is encoded by the coding sequence ATGAATATATTGCTCACTGGAGTGACAGGTTTCGTTGGCAGAAGACTAGCATATTCTTTGATTGAAAATAAGAATATAAAAGTTAGATGTCTTGTTAGAAATAAAAGAAAGCTTGATCAATCGTTTATTGAGAATTTTGAAATTGTAGAAGGGGATACTTTTGATCTAAAAAAACTTGATGAAGCTTTGAGAGGTATAGATGTTGCAGTATATTTGATACATATGATGTCTGAAAATGATGATTATATTAGTGCAGAGAAGAAAAGCGCTGAAAATTTCATTGCTATAGCAAAAGAAAATGGTGTGAAAAGAATTGTATATCTTGGTGGCTTAGGTAGATATCAAGATGCAAGCAGACACCTCAGAAGCAGACTTATGACTGGCGAAATACTTTCTAAGTTTAATGAAAGCGTAAAATTGATATGGTTTAGAACGGGGATAATAATTGGATCGGGGAGTGCCAGTTTTGAAATTTTACGAAACCTTGTTGAAAAACTTCCGATTATGATAGCTCCAAAATGGACCAAGACAAAGACCTGTCCAATTTATATTGATGACGTAATAGAATACCTAAAGGCTGCTATTTTTTTAAAAGATGAGATAAATGAAGTCATAGATATTGGTTTAGAGCAGATGAGTTTTAAGGAAATGATATTAAGTACTGCAAAAGTAATGGGATTAAAAAGATATATTTTTACTATTAATTTTCTTACGCCAAGGCTTTCTGCTTATTGGCTTATTTTTCTGACTCCTGTAAATTTCAAGATCGCCAAAGAGCTTATAATGGGGTTAAAAAGTGAAACTATAAAGATTAATGATAATGCAAAAATATATTTTCCTGAAATTAAAACTTTAGATTTTGAAGCCTCAGTGAGAAAGGCCATACATGAAATTCAAAACAATCAAGTTTTAAGCAGGTGGTGCGATAGCTCTCAAGATTTAGTATGTGATGTCCCACACATACCTGAAATATCTAAGGCGATATACAAGGAAAGCCTTTCATCGACATTTTCTCCCGAGTTAGGACTTAGTGTTTTCGAAGTTTGCGCCAATGCGGGTGGAAAAAATGGCTGGTTCGCCCTAAATTTTCTCTGGGCTTTGCGAGGGGTTATCGACAAGCTTTTTGGAGGATACGGTACCAATAGGTCAAGAAGAGAAAGTTCCAATCTTAGAATTGGTGACGCAATAGACTTTTGGAAATTGGTAGATTTTCAACCTGGTAAAAGAATATTGCTTGAGGCACAGATGATTATTCCTGGTAAGGGATGGCTTGAATTTATAATTAATTATGACACACTGATTCAAACTGCTTATTATTATCCAAATGGGTTGGGTGGCAGACTTTATTGGTATGCAATGATCCCATTTCATAAAATAATATTTAGATTAATGATTAAAAGAATATTATCAAGTGCGAAGACTTTATATGAAGGGAGAGCAATATAA